CGTTGTAGAAGGTCGGTACGGGATTAGCTTTGTAAGCCATGTTCTTCCTGAGTTGCTTAGTGACTACTTCTTGCTCTTCCTGGAAGAACAATACGTTTTCAATGTTTTTGAGAAAGCTCAAGAATATAAGATACCGAAACATGTAAGCCACTTGACTCAGAACATGTAAGATCGTTGTTTTCAAAAACTGTGCAAGCCACTGTTTTTTCTGCCCCATCATGCTATTCCTAATGAAAATGGATGACGCAGAAACTATATAAAGTAGAATCATACACCATACACTAGCATGCATGTAGTACCTTAAGCCTTTTCtcgttttctctcttctcttcctcaaGTGCTTTCTGTTTCTCTTCCAGCTTCTTGTAAAACTGATACCATAATACGTTGAACAACAAGTATGACATCTctaaagagagaagagaaacagGGCAAATACCTCTTTGCGTCTCTCCAGCCGCGAAGTGCTGCTAAAGGTTGGAGCAACTCCAATGGTTACCTTGGGTTTAATAGTTCTTACAGATGTAGCTGAtctatacatacatatatggcTAAGGATCAGAAATAAAAATAGTCATGTAGTGATTAGATGTTAAAAACAAATGTTTCTTCTTTATATTCTCCTTCTAACATGACAATAAAAGGAAGGATACGAGGAAGCAACAGAAAAAGTATCTTCATCATCATGGTGCTTCTTGTGATCTATTGTCTTCCTCGCTGGCATAGGCGAGTTTGGCTGTGAAACAAAAACCATTCAGTCTCATTTTCACAATTCCCATTCATAAGAACTACAGGCTTTGTTTATTTACCTGTGAACCTCTTGATCCTGAAGAAGAGTTGCGGCTAGCAGCATTTCCCGGCGAGCTATTATGACTATCAACTCCTGCTCTTGCGCAGACAGAGGAAGCAGCAGGCTTTTCAGCCGACAGAGAGAATGGCTTTGGAACAGTGTAATTCacgccaccaccaccacgagTTTTGTGTGCAGGAGGTGGTGTGTTTAGCTTCTTCCTTTGGCCAGGAGATGTATGGGATCCAGATCCGTCATCTTCTGCAACCGAGTTGTGATCAGTAGTACACTCCTTAACCTCTGCAGGCTCCATTTGCTGCGAAGATCCCGTCGAGCTGTTTAGCTTATTATCCATGTGTTTCTCCTCTGGTTCTCTCCCCATTACCACTTTAACCACAAAGacataattaacaaaaaaaaaaaaaaaaaaaaaaatcagcttTTTAAACAACAAAAAAGGCTTATTGAGGATATAAACTTCAAAGATCAACAATACCCAAGAAACTGTATCGTGAAACATAGATAGATTATTCACAATCAAAATGCATACACATCAAAACCCACTTTTGTCTTCAATTACAtgaatatataatcaattaaaaagaatattacGAAACATGTGTAGGTATCCACATTCATCAAATCTATGCTCTTTTAATGCTTTTTTAGCTGAAGAAAATTAGGCGAAACCTAATTAATGTTGCAATTAAAACACTAAATTTTATcagaaaattaacaaaaaaggaATAAAACATGAGAAGCATTTGACATCAGAAAAcctaattgaaaaaaaaaagagagaaaagaacctGAGTTGCACGCAGATCGAGATCAGATCGGAAACACATTTCTCCTATTGAAAGAAAGGTAAGGAAAATGCTTACGGTTTATAGCTCCGATATCTCCAGAAGCTTCGTCGAATACATATTCTCTCTTTCTGCGCAGGGAGGCGTAAATGCAAAAATCCCTCTTTCACGTCTATcacttttctccttttctttttgttttgttttgtttaatacaaattgtttttatcttttgttGACCAATAGAATGTTAAATATATTCGTCTTTTTATTGGCCTTTATTTAGCTTCTTTTGACTTTTTGTGGttattaaaagtaaaaacaCGGTGAAAATGCACTCATGGTTATCCTGTTTAAAGTCAACATTCTTGACTATTCCTACCCCGATAAGATCCGGTTCGGTTATCTGTTCAATTGAGTCGAATCTGGTTTGGTCGAGCAACACAGAATTTCCATGAGCGACATCTAGTTTGGTCCAACTGAGTGACGTATGGTTCGGTTGAAAATCATATATAGCCGTGTAAATAAGAGCAAGGGCATCTTTGTTTCACCGTCTGCGTGAATCATCCGGAAGaagataaaaattttgtttgttgAATTAAAATTGCAACTCATCTAAATAGTTCATCCGGATAATTTTCAGAAATTaagacttaattttaaagttcatCCAGCTGAAATAATTTGTACCATCTGGATGGAGATGGATATGCCAAAATAAtataatgtctattatacccctgatataatttacaaattacaaaaatgtgttttttccgccaaaaacggaaaaatgcgtttttccgccaaaaacagAAAAACCGCATTTTCCTACCAAAAACAGAAAAACCGCATTTTCCTaccaaaaacggaaaaatgtgtttttccgccaaaaacgaaaaaacgtattttcccttCAAAAACGCAAATAcatgttttcccgtcaaaaacgTAAAACgcattttttcattaaattcgcaaaatcaattttttgctaaaaaagaaaaaatatatttccctccaaaactattttatattttagataattaaaaataataattgtgaaacaaaaataaaatatgattaaatcaaaacaatgatattttgattaaattaaaacaaatgtattttgattaaatcaaaacaaaggtattttgattaaatcaaaacaaaagtattttagtattttgtttACTAAACTCGTCTGGCTGAAAATGAAAATTCATTACATCTAGATGGTTATATACAAACAATTATTCTAATAAAATCTGGATGGATCATATATAAatggataatttggataaaaacaACAGATGGTGAAACAAACATCCCCTAGCAACAACAAAAGTATACCTTTGTTTCACCATTGACTATTTGACGTTGGCCGCTCTCTCACCGCCGTTTCCTTGCAGCTGACGGCTGCCGACGGGATTTCAtatgtttgttttattattttgataatatgGGCTTTTAGATCAACATAATTTTCTTCGGCGCTATGGGCCTATTCAAAATATCAGAATCTTGTGAACTAGTGGGCTCAAATCGCTCGGTCCCAGTTTCATATTTGTTATCCAGAaactttttcttaaatttttgttttgtttaaaagGAAATCGGAGtatataacaaaaaacaaaatgttatgaaccagatcgtggatggctcataatcaagagattatgatttgtaatcttttcatttatctatgacggtgtaatctcttatataaagaacttctatgttatgaataaagatagacttttccattacttttataacacgttgtcagcacgaaactctaaatccctaagctaatacccaaatcgaaaaaccctaaaactctaacactagccggcgatccgacaaaccctaaaccccgatcgcgtttcttgttcccgcatctgttccagctcgcgtccccgatcagcttcagcccaaggtgttcctgatcctagctcagacgttcgcgacccgagagcacctccagcacgcgacctcttcctcattcgcgacagcatcagacagctcgcatccgacgatcaaggcgttcccgatcaagcaatAAAGGACGTATGCGACCCGATAtaagcgactcgatccattccagctcgcgtcccgttcgtgtccagctcgcagctcaactcctttggtggtccgatttaacaatcatctaaggttaaaaggtaattcaaaacctaagaaccaataatcgaacatggattgattgataaagaatgaaaccctaaaaccctaatctttatgaattaAAACCATacggtaatagatcaaaaatcctaattgagtacattgaagctctaaaagttcgataccccaaaccctaaatcatgttcctacatgattaaaaccccaaatcggtttttacaagttaaaatccgataaactctaaccctatatctataaaccctaaataatataagtataagaattaattatactataattatcaaatcacatattaaaaccctaatcgaatattttgaaatcaaaactgttttcggttttgatcattgaggttttaaatatgattgaatctgatgctatgttgctagaattgtttgaccgttaaattgatagatttattttctcatcctgcttggttaattgttcatctgatttaaaattgtttaaaccgaccagcctgttaaaacattgattgaatccgataggtttctagcttgctttgcttatacaatcagataggttgatagattgattgaggtttacttgtttaaaatctgaatgatctgattgcattattcttgaggtttaggattaatagttttgtaatttgatatgttttaaatagaaaccctaaataatccgtatggtaggttatattgatctgatttggatgtctttgagaattgagaatccgtatgccaggttgatagattcatgataaaatctaatgtcttgatgtttaagattgtatgctaagtttgATTAAATTGATtaatctgattatatgtttttgaggtttgataaattcggatactagataaattatttacacatggtttatgctaaataccaatcaacattgaaactgattcattgaaattcatgcttgaaatctatattctagtattgctaaaattagccttgaaactgattcattgaaattcatgcttaaaatctatattctagtattgctaaaatcagcattgaaactgattgagtgattaataattttttttactagtcttgctaaaatctattgattgttaaaccctaattgcatgattaattgaatccgtttttgttagtcttgataaaccataatattatgagcacatagaaatagtattgctgagacttgctagaaaatgactgattgattaaatgtctttaagattgatagtctcattgtcctcacaagattgaaatccgaattgattattttttagagtaaggccgcatgaaaattatacctaaatattaagtgatatatgatttgagatgtcgaaaatcaacctgaaTTTTGCTGCcgtaaatctctctggagataattatttacggtgggcattggatacaaagattattctaaagtaaaaaaaagacttggtgaatgtatcatagaaggcaataatgctaatgagaaagattgatacagggcaatattaattattagccatcatcttgttaagagtctcaaagatcagtatctgactatagagaatcctctagacctttggtcAGAGttaaaaaatcgagatatgatcaccaaagaacggtgttattaccaaatgccctatttgattggaggaatcccagaatccaggactacaagtccgtggatgagtctattgctagctgggcaaaataatggattactgatgagaaacagtgaattgagacctcttggattaaccccattacctgataccaataaggccgcagaagaaaaacaaaggtaactacgtccagaatgatagaccacacggctatggccgtggagggtggaaaggacgtggccatggccactattaCACATTTGGCcatgggaatcactatggcagaggccgtgggtatcaacccaatttgagccatggtcaaggcagtggtcgtggtatatcctttaaaccacaaagctcgaccaaatcagtgtgccgtagatgtggaatggggaaccattgggctaagatatgaaggactcccaaacatttttgtgacctctatcaaagagagtctgaaagggaagaatcctgaaacccacttggtctataaagatggtgaaaataattccgaacatgatcaagatgatcttatggaatatgagacttatgattgcctaaaagaatcaagtttgataatctgatttcgacatcaaacttgtgtgattgctttgcttgtatgttttctctgatttttatctccttgaatttatttctattacattgtctgcttaaattaaatgaatgaatgatttttctatatgagtacactgaaaaacgccaatataagtactaaagcaggtatcgccagtctgaaagaagactatgactaggctaatatattattgcctaaggatatgcatctagaaatcaatgatgccttatattcacctagctctaagagcaagagcagcctattgagttttaaagatataagaatgaatggtttcaatattgaaacaatgggcaaaggaaacaaagagttccttcagatatatgtataaaatcgaccaaggccataataagtcctaaagactatacatgcattctctactgacctagactatgcatagatcagtatgatagaggctaaaagcctgcaaaaatatacactttatggcacgaccgaattggccatcctggtccaaacatgatgcgaaaattgatattcaaaaggcacacattaaaagataagaagagttatcccaaagaatctcacgtgtgtagcatgtacacaagggaaactcattaggccatcaccagtaaaacggctacgagcccctttttcataaataaagactatatgtctagataatactggtgaatacatgggGATAaatgtggacaattctgtgatacatgtccataccaagaacggcttggccgaaatcttttaaaacgcaaatagctgattgatataccataacttatgaggtcaaaactcccattcacagcttgggtcacacgaaatttacatgcacctaagttaatatgcatcaggccatttagtgagcatagatatcccctatcacaattattaacgggtcaagaacCAGACAtgccccatcataagacatttggatgtgctgtctatgtactaattgccccaccacagagaactaagatgggaccactcaaaaggaggatgggaatatatgttggatatgattatcccacaataataaagtactttgagccaactatgggtgattatatttgaggccaggtacacagattattttaagaccaggaggagaaaaaaataataaagctggtgaaagaaatataatggaatcaaccatcaatgtcttgacaagatcctcagactaaagaatgtgaaatagacgtccaaagattatacatttacaaagctagctaatcaaatgccagacacatttgctgacccgaaaaagaatgactaagtcatatataaaccagcttgtaaagcaccaacaaatttgatgtccaagaagagacacagtcaagtagctatagagtctagacaacgtatgaaacgtggtagaccaaataggttccaaaagataagaatcctcggaaacaaaagaaaggtgcagagaatgataatcaaaatccaaatccaaggttactaaggaaaccatcctagacatggagataaggccggccggctctaaggtacaggtaccaaacaatgtagcttgggacgccaagctgcaaagtattaaaggtcctgataataatgaatctcaatcgattatatcatgtctggaacataatggaaccaataagaaatgtcgacataagatgatttatttgcatacaaggtagcacttgaatttatgaatataagcgaggatcatgaacccacgtcaatataagagtgcgcactcgtataACAGATttgattgaatggaaacgtggggttaaatagtttaaagaagaaaggcgtatttgaccatatgattaagacgccatatgatgttaaaaccagtggatataaatgggtcttgtgaggaatagaaatcgtgagatataaagctgatgttgcacaaggattctcacaaaaactagtaatagattatgaggagacatactcccatgtggtggatgcaactacttttagatttctcataagtctggctatataagagagaaaattagacttgcagcaagttgatgtagtgactgcttatttatatggtccactggataatgaaagtactagagggtattgagctgaaagtacagcaagttctcgagaacaatattgataatcatcaaagtatatgatctgaatatcctatgaacctctggatacaatttcccaaacagttgaatatcttaagaaacagtttgagatgaaagatcttggaaaacaaagttttgtttgggattacagcttgagtacattaacaatgaaatccttgtgcatcaaatagtctatacagaaaagggtacgcAAGATATTTAATATGGACCaatctcacccattatctagtacatgggcgtgagatcacttgttttggacactgatccattcagtccaaaggtggacgataaagaagttcatttagtcctgagatggacgatgcagaagtcttgttttagacactgatctgattggtccataagaagaacgatgaagaagcctttgattttggtttattttatactaaccagcccaaagaggggttatttggttttgttgatttgttttcagacaggttatgttttacacatggtggtacacgcatatcacagcaacatcatccaagattttgtgtgtgtgtatttgaggtcgatgactcaatatgttcgatcagattgtggcatgactgatggtaaagaagaaccaactatcatgttcgaggacgaagcatattctgccaaagatcttcatcacccccggattgcagaaaattggagaggtccatgggaccttcagtaatgtccaaatcagagggagtaatgtgtgttgtaatctttttccttcaccatggttttgtcccaattggttttcctggtaaggttttaatgaggcaacattaaagcacgttacaagctctaaatggttatggcatccaaggggagtgttatgaaccagactgtggatgactcataatcaagagattatgatttgtaatctttccgtttatctatgacggtgtaatctcttatatgaggaacc
This genomic stretch from Brassica napus cultivar Da-Ae chromosome C9, Da-Ae, whole genome shotgun sequence harbors:
- the LOC106366905 gene encoding protein WVD2-like 2, coding for MGREPEEKHMDNKLNSSTGSSQQMEPAEVKECTTDHNSVAEDDGSGSHTSPGQRKKLNTPPPAHKTRGGGGVNYTVPKPFSLSAEKPAASSVCARAGVDSHNSSPGNAASRNSSSGSRGSQPNSPMPARKTIDHKKHHDDEDTFSVASSSATSVRTIKPKVTIGVAPTFSSTSRLERRKEFYKKLEEKQKALEEEKRENEKRLKEEQEVVTKQLRKNMAYKANPVPTFYNEPPPQKPPLKKFPLTRPKSPNLNRRKSCSDTVNSSHQEVKGKHCVRHRHSVDGRKDGSNPRRTPDTKKSTRETPTKSEEVYGKNKSGNEGEAGENCN